In a single window of the Porites lutea chromosome 14, jaPorLute2.1, whole genome shotgun sequence genome:
- the LOC140924959 gene encoding uncharacterized protein translates to MINWGKRSDGNAIVLSTSVITDAYNEIATWRKNVFLVPYGKIGRNFIDQVTLHINDWNSGSDNQHISLKAAFVLLAVGLQKPSPKSKAKDHQDVLSKRLILWRQGEINKLLREGRIIQGRIGKLKASEPPDRSKVFAKLVLEGQINSALRFLSETTSGGVLSLTDEVMSQLKQKHPNPQSAKLGSLLFGPIDDQYPESVYTEINGEMVRQAALRTKGAGGPSGVDANGFRRILACKSFKQSSTRLCEAIATMTRTLCTQYIDPMTIEPLVANRLIPLDKGEGAVRPIGVGEVLRRICGKCVMSVVKKDVVDASGSLQLCAGQKSGSEAAIHAMHTIFESDDTDAVLLIDASNAFNALNRAAALHNIRILCPIIAIYAINTYRQPARLFVIGGKEIVSAEGTTQGDPLAMGLYALSIQPLITSLQAASSVKQCWFADDASVAGSIMEIRTWWDALSNLGPDFENKMTIIGGQ, encoded by the coding sequence ATGATCAACTGGGGGAAACGAAGCGATGGTAATGCAATTGTTCTATCGACGTCAGTCATAACAGATGCTTACAACGAGATCGCAACCTGGAGAAAAAACGTATTCCTTGTACCGTATGGGAAAATAGGAAGGaattttattgatcaagtgACTTTGCATATTAATGACTGGAATAGTGGTTCCGACAATCAGCACATATCCCTGAAAGCAGCTTTTGTGCTTCTCGCTGTAGGGCTCCAAAAGCCAAGCCCGAAGTCTAAGGCAAAAGATCATCAAGATGTCTTGTCTAAGCGCCTAATACTTTGGAGGCAAGGTGAAATTAATAAGTTATTACGCGAAGGTAGAATTATTCAAGGTCGTATCGGAAAACTCAAGGCGTCGGAACCGCCCGATAGATCTAAGGTTTTTGCTAAGCTTGTACTGGAAGGTCAAATCAATTCAGCGCTGCGTTTCCTGAGTGAAACAACTAGTGGTGGTGTGCTGTCTTTAACAGATGAGGTCATGTCGCagttaaaacagaaacatcCCAATCCACaatcagccaaattaggttcaCTGCTTTTCGGGCCAATTGATGACCAGTATCCGGAATCCGTGTATACAGAGATTAACGGAGAGATGGTCAGGCAAGCTGCCTTGAGAACAAAAGGAGCAGGAGGCCCGTCTGGGGTTGACGCGAATGGCTTCAGAAGAATCCTTGCTTGCAAGTCCTTTAAACAGTCATCGACAAGGCTGTGTGAGGCAATAGCCACAATGACGAGGACTCTGTGTACACAATACATTGATCCTATGACCATAGAGCCCCTGGTAGCTAACCGTCTGATTCCACTGGATAAAGGCGAAGGTGCTGTTAGACCAATAGGAGTCGGAGAAGTTTTAAGGAGAATTTGTGGAAAGTGTGTAATGAGTGTTGTTAAGAAGGATGTTGTAGATGCCAGCGGCTCACTCCAGCTGTGTGCTGGACAAAAGTCCGGAAGCGAGGCTGCAATACACGCTATGCATACTATATTTGAATCAGATGACACTGATGCCGTACTTCTCATCGACGCCTCTAATGCATTCAACGCACTCAACAGAGCAGCTGCACTGCACAACATCCGGATTCTGTGTCCTATAATAGCAATTTACGCTATTAATACCTACAGACAGCCAGCTCGGCTATTTGTCATTGGTGGGAAAGAGATCGTGTCagcagaaggaacaacacaGGGCGATCCGCTTGCTATGGGTCTATATGCTTTAAGCATCCAGCCTTTAATTACGAGTCTACAAGCAGCGTCCAGTGTGAAGCAATGTTGGTTTGCAGATGATGCTAGTGTAGCTGGCTCCATTATGGAAATTAGGACGTGGTGGGATGCTCTTAGCAACCTTGGTccggattttg